GGCGTCGAACGCGGCGGTCACCGTCCTCGACAGGAAGTCCTTGCCCCGGTCCACGCGTACCTTCTCCGGGAGTCCGCCCTGCGGCCCGAACGGCTCCTCGCGCACCACGGCCGCCCGGAGCGCGGCCAGGACCGACTCCCGCGACGGATGCCCCGGGGTGACCGCCACACCCATGATCGTGTTCGACGCGCAGTCCACGAACCAGGTGACCCACGGCCGGCGCGCAGCGCCCTCTACATCGACCAGGACCGGGGCCTGGACGTGATCGGCCTCCCACACCTGGTTCCGCCATCCCCGCGGCCGGGCCAGGAACACATCATGCTTGCGGGCCTCACGCTCACCACCGGCAAGCCCCGCCCGCTCCCCCGCAGTCAAATCACGACGCAGCGCACGACGCAATGTGGTCAACGACGGCGCAGTCCCAGCAGGCGGCTGCCGGGCAGCACGGCCGGCAAGTTCCCGGTGCACAGCCGCCACGTTCCCGCCCCACAGGGCCAGCAACGCCCGGACCTCAGCGGTAACGGTGAAACGGTCCGCCCGCGCCGCGCGCACGCCGGGCAGGCGTACAGCACCATCGGCGTGAACAGGCTCCGCGAGCCACCGCCACACCGTCCGCTCCGACACCCCCAACGCCCCCGCAGCCAACCGGACATGCCCCGAAGTCAGCGAACCGGTCTCACGCAGCTCCAGCAACCGGCCGACCGCCGCCCCACGCACTCCCCCACGCACCGCATCAGGCAAACCATCCCGCTCCCCCACCCTCCACTCCCGCCGCCGAGCCCGCCCCCCTGCACCAGGCCAAGCCTCACCCTGGACCACCCCACAGGAATCAGAAACACCGTTTCCACGGCAGCAAACCACCCGGGGGTGTGCCAGCCCATGACAGTGACAGCCACACCCGACACCACCTACATGTCAGCGACGCCCACCTCAACCACTCACACCACCAGCACAAACACCCCTGACTGACGACCCATCACTGACACCACCCCCACTGACACAAAACCGGCGCATCGCATCCGGGCGCTAGTGACTCTGGATGAAGCGACATGGGCCGTTGCAGGGCACCGGCGTGTGCGCGGTGTTTGCGCCATCGTCGGGTTCCGGCCGTTCGCCCGGGAGTGCCTGCCCGGTGGTGATCTCCGATGGAACGCTCTGACCAGGAAGGCAGTGTGCCGTCCTGTGAGGAGAGACCATGTCTGACGCCACGCCCGAAGTGACCGACCTCGGCGCGATTCCCGGATCCGGGGACGGCCCCGCGGGACCTGCTCTGGGCTCGATCCCGGTGACCGAGATCCACCCGGAGGCCGACAGCGGCCTGACCGTGGTCGAGCCGGCCGACGTGAAGGCGGAGGACGTGGGCCTGTTCAGCGTTCGCTACAGGGGATCGGTGCCCACCCTCGTCCTCACCGGCGGCACGATCGTCCCCTCCCTGATCACCGTCGTCGACGGCTCCGGAACCATCCTCGCCGAGTACGAGGCACGCCCCGCCCCGAAGCGGATCACGAGCCGGCTGCTTCCCGACGACCAGAACGAACTCGGCTGCGCCACCCCCGACTGCAAGCCCATCAGCCTCACCCGGTAGCGCCACCCGACCCCGGCACGCGCCGCACTTTCCCGGGCGGGAAGGTACGGCGCACGTCCCGGGCGCTGGTGACCGTGGGGGTCAGTGAGTTTCGTTCTGGGCGGCGTTAGCTGCTTCTTCGGCGGCGATGAAGGCGTCGACTTCGGCAGCGTCGGAACCGGCGGCGCGGTTGCCCCAGCCGCGGTGGACGACCAGGAGCTGGTCCTTGGTGCCGTTCTTGGGGTCGCGGTAGACGACGGCGGCGGGCCCCGCCCCGCTGAGGTAGTTCGGGAACTTCTTGTCGGGTGTCCAGTTGCCGTACTTGTCCCTCGAGGACGACCTCACCCAGTGCCCCACACCGCGCGCACCGGACGTACGTCACCGCGACCGGGGTCCGCATCCCGAACGGCAGCTGCTTCACCATCTCCGTGCCATACCCAACGCGGCGGAGTCATGCCGAACACCGTCGAACCGGCCGGCATCCTGTGCCGCACGTTCGGGGCACACTAGTCCGGGACGGACGCTGCGGAGACGTCGCTGCGGATTGGCTGTGCGGCGGCCGTGCCTTGGAGGCTCGTCCAGCCTCGGGGGAAGGGTGAGAGGGCATGCTCGGGTGCGGGGGTGCCCGGCGGCGCGGTGAGTGCCTGTGCTGTGTGCTCCCATGTCGTGGAGCGCAGCACGACCTCCTGGTCGAGCACGTCCGGGCTCAGGCCGAGGATTGCGTCGTGCTGCAGGGCTCGGATGTGGTTGAGGAGTTCGATCGCGGCGACCATGGCCCAGGTGACGAGGGGCACTGCGGCGCGGAAGCGTTCTGCCAGGCCGAACGGGTCGGCTTCGCGGCGCTTTTTGGGATCGTGGTGGACCACGTCCCCGTAGATCCAGGCCCAGGCCAGGTCGTGGTCTGTCAGAGAGGCGGTCTGGCCGGTGGTGGTGTTTGCGACCATCACCGTGTACCCGCTGTCCGCTGCTGGTTTCGTTCGTGCCTGCCACTCAGCGCGTTTCGCCTTGACCTCGCCTGTCTCTCCGGGGAAGTGACGGCAGAAGTAGCCCACTGCTGCCAGGGCCTTCAGGTAGGAACAGGGGTCTTCTTCCAGGAGCAGCGGCCGCACTCGCGCAGCGGCCGACTCGACCAGTTCTTCCGGCGGGAGTTCCTGTCGCACCACGGCCTGCTCGCCCGTCACCGTCACCTTCAGCGAACCTGCGCCGAGCGCGACCAGCCCTTCCCAGTCGGCAGCCAGCGAGTGCTTCTCGACGCGGCGAGCCCGGAGAACGAAGGCCTCCAGGTTCGAGCGGTGACGCTGCTCCATCTCGTGCAAGCTCGCGGCCATCCATCCCCCTCGCGTCGCGCTGACGACTCTCCTACTCCAATTTCGGCCAGCATGGCCGGATAGCCGTGCCCTCGCAATGTGTTTGCCTGGAGGGAAGCCACCTGGGTCGGAGCAGAGGCTAGGACTGCTCGACTTCCGCCATGAGCAGGCGCAGGGTCAGGGAGTGTTTCTCCGGCGGGAGTGCGTCCAGCGCCGTGCGGGCGTGGGCGGTGCCGGCGGTGGTGTCGCCGGAGCGGGCGAGCATCAGGCCGCGGTGCATCTCCAGGTGGGTGGCGAACCGGGGCAGGGTCGCGGGGAGCTCCGCGCGGGCCGCGTCCTGGGCGGTGACGGCTGTGGTCTCGTCGCCGAGGCGGGCGGCGAGCAGGGAGACAAACACGTTGAGGCGCCAGTGGGGGACGGCGTAGTCGGAGGTCTGTTCGTGGGAGCCGGCCCGGTCGAAGATGCGCCGGCCCTGGGCGAGCAGCCGTCTCGCGGTGGCATGGTCGCCCCGGAGGGCGGCGGCATGGGCCTTGCCGAAGACCGCGTTCAGCAGGCCCAGGGACGGGCGGTCGCTGAGGGCGATGGCCTGGTCGGCGAAAACGTCCGCGATCGGGAGGGCGGCGCCCTCGTAGCCGAGGGCGATCGCGGCACGGCCACGGACCCACACACGGGTGTCGACGTCGCCGGAGGCGTCGGCGGCCTTCGCGGCCATCCGGTACCAGTGCACCGCCTTCGCCCCGTCCGAACCCGGGAACGTCTTCGCATACAAGGTCATCAGACGGGCCGCGACCGACCACAGGCGCGGGTCGTCGAGCTGCTGCTGCACGGTGACGAGCTCGGCGCTGACCCGGCGCTGGATGTCGGCGGCGCCCAGGCTCATGTACTCGGTCCCATAGACCGCCAGTTTGGCCTCCCACGCCTCCACGGAGGGGCCACCGGTCAGGCGGGCGGCGAACCCCGCGCTGAGGAGGTCCGAGGCCACCACAGGGGCTATCGCGGCGCCGGCCGCGTCGGTGAGGAACGCACGTCGATCCACTTGACCCTCCAACACAGCCAGGGGCACGTCCAGCACCACGGACAGGCACCGCAGGTAGTAGGCACCCGGCGTCACCGCACCGCGCTCCCACCGGGACACGTACTCGCGGGTCAGGGCGGTGCCGTACCGAATGTTGATTCGGTCGGACAGCCGGCCCTGCGACCATCCTCGCGCGATGCGCAGGTCTCTGATCAAGTCCCCCAGGTCCATCACTCCATCTTGCCCCTACCGATGCCCCTGGTGAGGGGACATCAGATCACCGACGGTATCCGTGCGGGGGCCTGCGGGGACGGTCGAGGAGCGGTGACGGCATGACGTACGACAGCAAGCCCGGAGCGCCCGGCGGAGGCCAGGGCGGCCCGGTGCACGTGACGCTCCCCCGGCTCGACCCCGAACCGGTCCCGGGCTGTTCGCGGTGCGCGGGCGCAGCGGCCCGGCGGGCGGTGTGCCGGCGGACGGGGGACCTCTCCGGGGTCTCGGACTGCAACGTCGACATCCGCCACCACCCCCACGTCGGTGAGCAGGACGTCCGGTGATCGACCGCACCGACATCGGGCACCGCGTCCAGGACGCCTACGGCCGGACCGGGATCCTCCGGGACATCGACCCCACATGGGAAGACCCCTCCGACCCACCCGGCAGCCGCCGCAGGCAGGTGGTGGCATTCATCGCGCCCGAGCACGGCGGACGCGAATGGCACGCCGACCCCACCACCGTCACCCGGGCGTGAGGCAGCAGGCTCCCCGGCACGGCACCACGGCGTCCGTCCCGGCAGCCTTCGTTCAGGACCTCGCCCTCGTCGTGAACAACAGGAGGACGGAACCCGGCTCCGTGAACCGGTTCACGGAGCCGCACAGCACGCTCATCGACACCGAGGTGGCCACGGGCTTGCCCTCGTGGAGTTGCCCACGAGGGTGGACAGGATGTCCACCCTCGTGGGCAACTCGCTACAGTGGAGCCCTGCGGCATGTGCACGCGTGCACACAGATCATGTTCCTGCGTGAACGTTGTCAGTGGCGCGCGGCAGACTGATGTGACGCGGTACGGCGGCCTCTGCCCGGCTCGAACCTTGGACAGAGACCGCCGCGGGTGGAACCCCGCACCTCGCGCCTCTTGGTGTTCCCGCACCAAGGGGCGCGTCGCGTTTTACAGACGGCTGACGAGCATCTCGTACAGCCACACCAAGCACCGGAAGAACCAGTGCGCGGCCTCGTCGGCAACGCCGGCCATGAAGGCCTGGACGAAGCCGGCGAGCAGCATCTCGCGAACGGTGGTGCGGCCCTCACCCCGGACAGGCGGTCGGCCTTCGTCCTCGGAACCGTCGGACGTCGGCTTGTCGCTCTCCGGCATGGGAGCCCCCCAATCAGGACCGCCGTGTGTCTTCAGAAAGGCCGGGCGGACGATCCGTGACACCCGGCCATCCCGAAGCCGCACAAGCGACCCGAATGGGCGCACCCAGAGTATCGGCACCCGCCGACATACCCTGCCGGTGAGCCGCAAAGTTGCGGATCCCTCAGAGGGCGCGGGGCCACGGCACCCGGCCCGGCATTTGCCGCACGAGGTCGGTCGTGGCCTTGTGACCAGCTGTTAGCTGCTCAGTCCCTCGGCCCTCGGCCGACGTTGTCCGTCCTGGTGGTTCGCGCCGGTCTTCGACACGACACGCGAGCGCTTCGCACGCAAGAGCTC
The window above is part of the Streptomyces sp. NBC_01232 genome. Proteins encoded here:
- a CDS encoding helix-turn-helix domain-containing protein, with amino-acid sequence MDLGDLIRDLRIARGWSQGRLSDRINIRYGTALTREYVSRWERGAVTPGAYYLRCLSVVLDVPLAVLEGQVDRRAFLTDAAGAAIAPVVASDLLSAGFAARLTGGPSVEAWEAKLAVYGTEYMSLGAADIQRRVSAELVTVQQQLDDPRLWSVAARLMTLYAKTFPGSDGAKAVHWYRMAAKAADASGDVDTRVWVRGRAAIALGYEGAALPIADVFADQAIALSDRPSLGLLNAVFGKAHAAALRGDHATARRLLAQGRRIFDRAGSHEQTSDYAVPHWRLNVFVSLLAARLGDETTAVTAQDAARAELPATLPRFATHLEMHRGLMLARSGDTTAGTAHARTALDALPPEKHSLTLRLLMAEVEQS